The Solanum lycopersicum chromosome 9, SLM_r2.1 genome window below encodes:
- the LOC101247247 gene encoding protein ORANGE-LIKE, chloroplastic → MGSIFFCFHPLIHTSKLDSSKTHVLFSSSLSSTLKNQSLLKYTARTQFVCSSSSKDGFESSGDSNTSNFCIIEGPETVQDFGQMQFQEIQDNIRSRRNKIFLLMEEVRRLRIQQRLKNSNTRGETGEDENEMPDIPSTIPFLPNMTPKTLKQLYLTSFSFIAGIMVFGGLLAPVLELKLGLGGTSYEDFIRNMHLPMQLSQVDPIVASFSGGAVGVISALMLIEANNVVQQEKKKCKYCYGSGYLACARCSASGKCLYTEPISVNGSYQSLRAPTLKRCANCSGTGKVMCPTCLCTGMVMASEHDLRIDPFD, encoded by the exons ATGGGTTctatctttttttgttttcatccATTAATACATACTTCTAAGCTTGATTCCTCAAAGACCCATGTTTTGTTTAGCTCTTCTTTGAGTTCAACTCTAAAAAACCAATCTTTATTGAAATACACAGCAAGAACTCAGTTTGTTTGTTCTTCTTCATCTAAGGATGGCTTTGAGTCTTCTGGTGATAGTAATACAAG TAATTTCTGCATCATTGAAGGACCCGAGACCGTTCAAGATTTTGGTCAGATGCAGTTTCAAGAAATCCAGGATAACATTAGGAGCAGGCGCAACAAAATCTTCCTCCTTATGGAAGAG GTACGTCGGCTAAGAATACAACAAAGGTTAAAGAACTCTAACACTAGAGGTGAGACCGGTGAAGATGAAAATGAGATGCCAGATATCCCATCAACGATACCATTTCTTCCTAACATG ACTCCAAAGACACTAAAGCAGCTTTATCTTACAAGCTTTTCATTTATAGCTGGGATTATGGTCTTCGGTGGATTACTTGCCCCAGTA CTTGAGCTGAAATTAGGTCTAGGAGGCACCTCATACGAAGATTTTATACGTAACATGCATTTGCCTATGCAATTGAG CCAGGTCGACCCCATAGTGGCGTCCTTTTCAGGCGGGGCAGTGGGAGTCATCTCAGCCCTCATGCTAATAGAAGCTAACAATGTAGTCCAACAAGAGAAGAAAAAGTGCAAATATTGCTATGGAAGTG GGTACTTGGCATGTGCACGATGTTCAGCAAGCGGTAAATGCCTCTATACTGAACCAATTTCAGTGAATGGTTCTTATCAATCGTTGCGTGCACCAACTCTTAAAAGATGTGCGAATTGCTCCGGGACTGGAAAG GTAATGTGCCCTACATGTCTGTGTACTGGGATGGTGATGGCAAGTGAACATGACCTTCGAATAGATCCATTTGATTAA